A genomic segment from Candidatus Brocadia sinica JPN1 encodes:
- a CDS encoding succinate dehydrogenase/fumarate reductase iron-sulfur subunit translates to MKFRIYRFDPDADKEPYYQKYQISANPSDRILDCLNRIKWEQDGTLSYRMSCGHGVCGSDAMKINGRCALACQKLVKEYEGQEVVLEPLPSYKVLKDLVVDLEPFFEKVKLVRPYLISETIPPEKERSQSPENSKQLDTAIRCILCACCMGACPVVNENERFIGPAPLVWAFRYIFDSRDDKYRDRLRQLDYPDGAWACVNHYECTRVCPKEIPVTKYINTIKQEIQKTKDKSSPA, encoded by the coding sequence ATGAAATTCAGGATATACCGCTTTGATCCGGATGCAGATAAAGAACCTTATTACCAGAAGTATCAGATTTCTGCCAATCCTTCGGATCGTATACTGGATTGCCTCAACCGGATTAAATGGGAGCAGGATGGAACACTCAGTTACCGGATGTCCTGCGGCCATGGGGTGTGCGGTTCCGACGCCATGAAAATCAACGGTCGCTGCGCCCTGGCTTGCCAGAAGCTGGTAAAAGAGTATGAAGGGCAGGAGGTAGTTCTGGAACCACTCCCTTCTTATAAGGTGCTCAAAGACCTGGTTGTGGACCTGGAGCCATTCTTCGAGAAAGTAAAACTTGTTCGTCCTTATTTGATCTCTGAAACCATTCCTCCGGAAAAAGAGCGTTCGCAATCACCAGAGAACAGCAAACAGCTGGACACTGCTATCAGATGCATCTTGTGTGCCTGTTGCATGGGTGCCTGCCCGGTGGTTAACGAAAACGAGCGGTTTATAGGTCCTGCCCCTCTGGTATGGGCATTCAGGTACATTTTTGATTCGCGGGATGATAAGTATCGGGACCGGCTCAGGCAATTGGATTATCCTGATGGAGCATGGGCATGTGTCAACCACTATGAGTGCACACGCGTTTGTCCAAAAGAGATCCCGGTTACAAAATACATAAATACTATTAAACAGGAGATACAGAAAACAAAGGACAAAAGTAGTCCGGCATGA
- a CDS encoding tetratricopeptide repeat protein: protein MSTVRSPAPRYFPTKLNKYLKDIAPYSILAAISVVVFLNTLSNTFVYDDSATVVNNNLIKNWKNLHSIFSFHYFILSGELSYRPVVTLSYFADYFLWGLNPAGFHLTNILLQTANTVLFYVFVKQVTKANTAAFISTLLFATHPILTETVNSISYREDLLAALFFLIAFVLFLKIDEKSLTRGKFFAYYAGSLFACFLSLFSKETAVAFPVLLVLFNVFSATPASPLRSMIKRVKGVSIGYFLVTGFYLFIRFVLFRHVYIRLDQTQQGLFVMLKVIASYIKLLFFPFNLNADYVVPPVNAGIPAFIISVLLVITTVILLIRLCQSNEQHGFFLSWFFVTLLPVLNIIPIGNIMAERYLYIPIMGFSGVIGMLVQNYTLKKNLATMCLGTVIVVFGITSVHRNGIWRDELTLWCSTVNREPNSARAHHNLGVVHSLKGFYDYAEFEYKKTLEIKPRDAESHYNMGNAYERKGMFDAAIKEYQEALRYNPVYADAYNNLGGIYKNKRHIDRAIELYKKATQCNPFNPYYYNNLGLAYRENKLYKEAIADLRKALQINSGISTTHNNLGNTYREMGNFGEALTEFKTALKLDPANADLHNNLGIIFTDMEQFEKAIHEFDTAIRLNPKLANVHNNLGIVYAKKGYPDKAVNELNEAVARGFDNADVHNNLAGIYLTKGSTDNAIAELQLALKCNPVDSNAHCNLGNAYMSKNLVDEAISEFKEAVKYNPADGEIYYYLGNAFYRKGQYSESVDSLHQSVHYQPNNPLAHKLLGVIYANYLNNPSSALFHLNETLRLDSRQSMAKEITEFISKLKNK from the coding sequence ATGAGCACTGTTCGTTCCCCTGCGCCCCGCTACTTTCCCACAAAATTGAACAAGTATCTGAAAGACATTGCACCTTATAGTATTCTGGCAGCAATATCGGTCGTCGTTTTTCTTAACACCCTGAGCAATACCTTTGTTTACGACGACTCTGCAACCGTCGTAAACAATAACCTGATTAAGAACTGGAAAAACCTCCACTCAATCTTTTCCTTTCATTATTTTATTCTCTCCGGAGAACTTAGCTATCGTCCCGTTGTTACGCTATCGTATTTTGCCGATTATTTCCTTTGGGGTTTAAATCCTGCTGGTTTTCATCTTACAAACATCCTCCTTCAAACAGCAAATACCGTATTGTTTTACGTCTTTGTGAAACAGGTTACGAAGGCAAATACAGCAGCCTTTATCTCTACGCTATTATTTGCCACTCATCCGATTCTCACCGAGACGGTAAACTCCATTAGTTATCGGGAAGACCTTCTTGCTGCACTCTTTTTCTTAATCGCCTTTGTCTTATTTCTGAAAATCGATGAAAAATCTTTAACCCGGGGTAAATTTTTTGCGTATTATGCAGGCTCCTTATTTGCCTGCTTCTTATCCCTCTTTTCAAAAGAGACGGCGGTTGCATTCCCTGTCCTGCTTGTGCTGTTTAACGTCTTTTCTGCAACTCCAGCCAGCCCCCTTCGTTCAATGATAAAAAGGGTGAAAGGTGTTTCCATCGGCTATTTTCTAGTCACCGGTTTTTATCTGTTTATCCGGTTTGTGTTGTTTCGGCATGTGTACATTCGATTGGATCAAACTCAGCAAGGCTTGTTTGTCATGCTTAAGGTTATTGCATCGTATATAAAGCTCTTGTTTTTTCCATTCAATCTTAATGCCGATTATGTGGTTCCGCCGGTAAATGCAGGAATACCAGCTTTTATAATCTCAGTGCTCCTCGTAATTACAACCGTCATCCTTCTGATACGATTATGTCAAAGTAATGAACAACATGGGTTTTTTCTCTCGTGGTTCTTTGTTACGCTCTTACCGGTATTAAACATAATTCCCATAGGAAATATTATGGCGGAACGATATCTCTATATTCCCATTATGGGTTTCTCCGGGGTTATCGGAATGCTTGTTCAAAATTATACTCTGAAAAAAAACTTAGCAACAATGTGCCTGGGAACCGTTATTGTTGTCTTCGGTATTACCAGTGTCCACCGGAACGGAATATGGCGGGATGAACTCACCTTATGGTGTTCAACCGTTAATCGTGAGCCTAACAGTGCCCGTGCTCATCACAATCTCGGTGTTGTGCATAGTTTAAAAGGCTTCTATGACTATGCCGAATTTGAATATAAAAAGACGCTGGAAATTAAGCCCAGGGATGCAGAGTCACACTATAACATGGGAAATGCCTACGAGAGGAAAGGTATGTTCGATGCTGCTATCAAAGAATATCAGGAGGCATTGCGGTACAATCCGGTTTATGCCGATGCCTATAATAATCTTGGTGGTATATATAAAAACAAACGTCATATCGACAGGGCTATCGAACTCTATAAAAAAGCAACCCAATGTAACCCGTTCAATCCCTACTATTACAATAATCTTGGACTTGCATACCGTGAAAATAAACTCTACAAAGAGGCTATTGCTGACTTGAGAAAGGCATTACAAATAAACTCCGGGATCTCCACCACACATAACAACCTGGGAAATACTTACAGGGAAATGGGGAACTTCGGGGAGGCATTGACTGAGTTCAAAACAGCGCTGAAGCTGGACCCTGCGAACGCTGATCTCCACAACAATCTGGGGATTATTTTTACAGATATGGAGCAGTTTGAGAAGGCCATACATGAATTTGATACCGCAATTCGACTCAATCCAAAATTGGCCAATGTGCATAATAACCTTGGCATTGTCTATGCGAAGAAGGGTTATCCCGATAAGGCTGTTAATGAACTGAATGAGGCAGTTGCACGGGGATTTGACAATGCGGATGTGCATAATAATTTAGCGGGGATATATTTGACGAAGGGATCAACAGATAACGCGATTGCTGAACTTCAGTTGGCCTTAAAATGTAATCCTGTAGATAGCAATGCCCACTGTAACCTGGGAAATGCTTATATGTCAAAAAATCTTGTGGATGAAGCCATTTCTGAGTTTAAAGAGGCAGTAAAATACAATCCCGCCGATGGAGAGATATACTATTATCTTGGAAATGCCTTTTACCGGAAAGGACAATACAGTGAATCGGTAGATTCTCTTCACCAATCGGTTCACTATCAGCCGAATAACCCGTTAGCACATAAACTACTCGGCGTTATTTATGCAAATTACTTAAACAACCCTTCCAGCGCATTATTCCACCTGAACGAAACACTCAGATTAGACTCTCGGCAATCCATGGCAAAAGAAATAACGGAATTCATCAGCAAGCTAAAAAATAAGTAG
- a CDS encoding peptidoglycan recognition family protein — protein sequence MHRKIVSLLSRNSKIYFRNRIMHQGERMVQCLSLIMILVASGLCVSTPFFTSVKIERTKRPEGLGSSSYVQDLEKLCRINTNGRPWEYIVIHHSATAKGNAARFDHYHRKNRKWQHGLAYHFVIGNGSVSGDGEIEVGERWKKQIHGAHTANMDCNRVAIGVCLVGDFENGGAPTENQLDSLVRLIQYLSRKYNIASSNILQHKEVHQKCTACPGKNFPFAEIKTRLLQIASKGSKHIQEL from the coding sequence ATGCATAGAAAAATAGTATCCTTATTGTCGCGAAACTCGAAGATCTATTTTAGGAATAGAATCATGCACCAGGGCGAGAGGATGGTTCAATGCCTTTCGCTCATTATGATACTGGTTGCATCGGGCTTGTGTGTTTCTACACCCTTTTTTACCAGTGTAAAGATTGAAAGAACGAAAAGACCGGAAGGCCTTGGAAGTTCCTCCTATGTGCAAGATCTCGAAAAACTCTGTCGCATCAATACAAATGGAAGACCATGGGAGTATATCGTTATACATCACAGCGCCACGGCAAAAGGTAATGCCGCCCGATTTGACCATTACCACCGGAAAAACAGAAAATGGCAGCATGGCCTCGCTTACCATTTTGTGATTGGGAACGGATCTGTTTCAGGAGATGGTGAAATTGAGGTTGGTGAGCGCTGGAAAAAACAAATTCATGGCGCCCATACAGCGAATATGGATTGTAATCGTGTAGCAATCGGGGTTTGTCTGGTTGGTGATTTTGAAAACGGGGGAGCCCCAACCGAAAACCAACTCGATTCGCTCGTCAGACTTATCCAATATCTTTCCAGAAAATACAATATTGCTTCATCTAATATATTACAGCATAAAGAGGTGCATCAGAAATGTACCGCCTGTCCAGGTAAAAATTTCCCATTTGCAGAGATTAAGACAAGATTGCTGCAAATCGCATCAAAAGGAAGCAAGCATATCCAGGAATTATAA